In Choloepus didactylus isolate mChoDid1 chromosome X, mChoDid1.pri, whole genome shotgun sequence, a genomic segment contains:
- the LOC119522440 gene encoding olfactory receptor 13H1-like, translating into MYFFLSNLSFLDICYSSSWEPYVSAQCFKDFPTISYTSCYAQMTIALFLGMTECLLLAVMAYDRFVAISSPLHYTIIMNNQVCIQLAMMTWASAFFLAIIPIIAISARFCGHNIINHFTCEVQALLKLVCSDTPVSLILGLVISVFTLPLPFTFILISYFRIVVAVLRIRSAQARLKAFSSCGSHLTVVAIFYGTAIYMYLKPQSKMSQDQDKVISAFYGGVTPMLNPLIYTLRNKDVKNALRKIIGKKQS; encoded by the coding sequence atgtattttttcctaagcAACCTGTCCTTCCTTGATATCTGCTACTCCAGCAGCTGGGAGCCATATGTCTCGGCCCAATGCTTCAAGGATTTCCCCACCATCTCCTATACCAGCTGTTATGCCCAGATGACCATTGCTCTTTTTCTGGGGATGACTGAGTGTCTCCTCCTTGCTGTCATGGCTTATGACAGGTTTGTTGCAATCTCCAGTCCCCTGCATTACACCATCATTATGAACAACCAGGTCTGCATACAGTTGGCCATGATGACCTGGGCCAGTGCCTTCTTTTTGGCAATAATACCAATCATTGCAATTTCTGCTCGTTTTTGTGGACACAACATCATCAACCATTTTACCTGTGAGGTCCAGGCCCTGCTGAAGCTCGTATGCTCAGACACCCCAGTCAGTCTGATTCTGGGTCTGGTCATCAGTGTATTCACACTGCCCTTGCCCTTCACCTTCATTCTCATTTCCTACTTCCGCATTGTGGTTGCCGTGCTGAGGATCCGCTCTGCACAGGCCAGGCTCAAAGCTTTCTCCTCCTGTGGATCCCATCTGACAGTGGTCGCCATATTTTATGGGACAGCCATTTATATGTACTTGAAACCTCAGTCAAAGATGTCCCAGGACCAGGATAAAGTAATTTCTGCATTTTATGGTGGTGTGACTCCTATGTTGAACCCCCTCATTTATACCTTAAGGAACAAGGATGTGAAAAATGCCCTAAGAAAAATAATTGGGAAGAAACAGTCCTAA